A genome region from Stenotrophomonas bentonitica includes the following:
- the cyoA gene encoding ubiquinol oxidase subunit II — MIPLKPLGRWLRPGLLLALSVFLTGCSSAILDPKGQIGHDQKTLLITATVLMLLVVVPVIIMTLAFAWKYRASNTKARYEPKWSHSTAIEVVVWSIPCMIVLVLAVLTWRSSHSLDPYRPLESDTKPVVIEAISLDWKWLFIYPEENIATVNEITFPVDTPLNFKITSDSVMNAFFIPQLGTMIYSMTGMETKLHLIANEIGEFPGMSSHYSGAGFSKMHFTAHSVTNEQYQQWLAKVRAESNTLDKTAFAALVDDKNHDWHPVTYFGTSEAGLFDWVIAKHMGNNQHYGMDHKAMSHEGHEMPAGDHEGHDAAAAPAGADAADHAEHTADEHAAAGHAGHAGSGE, encoded by the coding sequence ATGATTCCGTTGAAACCCCTTGGGCGCTGGTTGCGCCCGGGCCTGCTGTTGGCTTTGTCCGTGTTCCTGACGGGCTGCAGCTCGGCCATTCTCGACCCGAAGGGCCAGATCGGCCATGACCAGAAGACGCTGCTGATCACGGCTACCGTGCTCATGCTGCTGGTGGTCGTGCCGGTCATCATCATGACCCTCGCCTTCGCCTGGAAGTACCGTGCCTCGAACACCAAGGCCCGTTACGAGCCGAAGTGGTCGCATTCCACCGCCATCGAAGTGGTGGTGTGGTCGATCCCCTGCATGATCGTGCTGGTGCTGGCAGTGCTGACCTGGCGCTCCTCGCACTCGCTCGACCCGTACCGACCGCTCGAGTCGGACACCAAGCCGGTAGTGATCGAAGCCATCTCGCTGGACTGGAAGTGGTTGTTCATCTATCCGGAAGAGAACATCGCGACGGTCAACGAGATCACCTTCCCGGTCGATACCCCGCTGAACTTCAAGATCACGTCCGACTCGGTGATGAATGCGTTCTTCATCCCGCAGCTGGGCACGATGATCTACTCGATGACCGGCATGGAGACCAAGCTCCATCTGATCGCCAACGAGATCGGTGAGTTCCCGGGCATGTCCTCACACTACAGCGGCGCGGGCTTCAGCAAGATGCACTTCACGGCGCATTCGGTGACCAACGAGCAGTACCAGCAGTGGCTGGCCAAAGTACGCGCCGAGTCCAATACGCTGGACAAGACCGCCTTTGCTGCCCTGGTGGACGACAAGAACCACGACTGGCACCCGGTGACCTATTTCGGCACCAGCGAAGCCGGCCTGTTCGACTGGGTCATCGCCAAGCACATGGGCAACAACCAGCACTACGGCATGGACCACAAGGCGATGTCGCACGAAGGCCATGAAATGCCGGCCGGTGACCATGAAGGCCACGACGCAGCTGCCGCTCCGGCAGGTGCCGACGCGGCCGACCATGCCGAACACACTGCAGACGAGCACGCCGCCGCCGGTCACGCCGGCCACGCGGGCTCGGGAGAATAA
- the cyoB gene encoding cytochrome o ubiquinol oxidase subunit I has translation MLGKLTFADIPHDPIIMTTLVGAGIGGLLLLAVITKFKLWGYLWKEWFTSVDHKKIGVMYLIVAFVMLLRGFADAIMMRAQQAIAANGAEGFLPPHHYDQIFTAHGVIMIFFVAMPLITGLMNVVVPLQIGARDVAFPFVNSLSFWLFVAGAGLVMISLGVGEFAQTGWLAFPPLSGKEYSPGVGVDYYIWGLQVAGLGTTLSGINFFITILKMRTPGMKLMHMPVFTWTALVTNVLIIAAFPVLTVTLVLLTLDRYLGTHFFTNDGGGNAMLYINLIWIWGHPEVYILVLPAFGVFSEVIATYSRKALFGYKGMVYATACIGVLSFIVWLHHFFTMGSGANVNAFFGITTMIISIPTGVKIFNWLFTMFRGRVQFTTPVLWTIGFMVTFTIGGMTGVMLAIPAIDFVLHNSLFLIAHFHNVIIGGVVFGMFAGISYWWPKMFGFRLNETWGKAAFWCWFIGFYVAFMPLYVLGFMGMTRRMQSYPNPEYQPFLIVAAFGAAIIGAGILCQVIQIAVSIRDRKKTADLTGDPWDARTLEWETSSPPSFYNFGSLPKVTELDDFWERKQRGEAWERPAKYTDIHMPRNTGTGVVIGAFSLVFGFAMIWHIWWLAIIGLVGMIGTFIWRTFDKDTDYYVPAAEVERIETEHRRHLQAQGLVKSELQA, from the coding sequence CTGTTGGGTAAACTGACATTCGCTGACATCCCGCACGACCCGATCATCATGACCACGCTGGTAGGCGCGGGCATCGGTGGTCTGCTCCTGCTGGCGGTCATCACCAAGTTCAAGCTGTGGGGCTACCTCTGGAAAGAGTGGTTCACCTCGGTCGACCACAAGAAGATCGGCGTGATGTACCTCATCGTCGCCTTCGTCATGCTGCTGCGCGGCTTTGCCGACGCCATCATGATGCGTGCCCAGCAGGCCATCGCCGCCAATGGCGCCGAAGGCTTCCTGCCGCCGCATCACTACGACCAGATCTTCACCGCCCACGGCGTGATCATGATCTTCTTCGTGGCGATGCCGCTGATCACCGGCCTGATGAACGTGGTGGTGCCGCTGCAGATCGGCGCACGCGACGTGGCCTTCCCGTTCGTCAACTCGCTCAGCTTCTGGCTGTTCGTGGCGGGCGCGGGCCTGGTGATGATCTCGCTGGGTGTCGGTGAGTTCGCGCAGACCGGTTGGCTGGCCTTCCCGCCGTTGTCGGGCAAGGAGTACAGCCCAGGGGTAGGTGTCGACTACTACATCTGGGGCCTGCAGGTTGCAGGCCTGGGTACGACACTGAGCGGTATCAACTTCTTCATCACCATCTTGAAGATGCGTACCCCGGGCATGAAGCTGATGCACATGCCGGTGTTCACCTGGACCGCGCTGGTCACCAACGTGCTCATCATCGCTGCGTTCCCGGTGCTGACCGTCACCCTGGTGCTGCTGACCCTGGACCGTTACCTGGGCACGCACTTCTTTACCAATGACGGTGGCGGCAACGCCATGCTGTACATCAACCTGATCTGGATCTGGGGTCACCCGGAAGTCTATATCCTGGTGCTGCCGGCCTTCGGTGTGTTCTCGGAAGTGATCGCGACCTACTCGCGCAAGGCGCTGTTCGGTTACAAGGGCATGGTGTACGCCACTGCCTGTATCGGCGTGCTGTCCTTCATCGTGTGGCTGCACCACTTCTTCACCATGGGTTCGGGTGCCAACGTCAATGCCTTCTTCGGCATCACGACAATGATCATCTCCATTCCCACCGGCGTGAAGATCTTCAACTGGCTGTTCACCATGTTCCGCGGTCGCGTGCAGTTCACCACCCCGGTGCTGTGGACGATCGGCTTCATGGTGACCTTCACCATCGGCGGCATGACCGGCGTGATGCTGGCCATTCCGGCCATCGACTTCGTGCTGCACAACAGCCTGTTCCTGATCGCGCACTTCCATAACGTGATCATCGGCGGCGTGGTGTTCGGCATGTTCGCGGGCATCAGCTACTGGTGGCCGAAGATGTTCGGCTTCCGCCTCAATGAAACCTGGGGCAAGGCTGCGTTCTGGTGCTGGTTCATCGGCTTCTATGTGGCCTTCATGCCGCTGTACGTGCTCGGCTTCATGGGCATGACCCGTCGCATGCAGAGCTACCCGAACCCGGAATACCAGCCGTTCCTGATCGTGGCTGCCTTCGGTGCGGCGATCATCGGCGCCGGCATCCTGTGCCAGGTGATCCAGATCGCTGTGTCGATCCGCGACCGCAAGAAGACCGCCGACCTGACCGGCGACCCGTGGGACGCCCGTACGCTGGAGTGGGAAACCTCTTCGCCGCCGTCGTTCTACAACTTCGGTTCGCTGCCCAAGGTCACCGAACTGGACGACTTCTGGGAGCGCAAGCAGCGTGGTGAGGCGTGGGAACGCCCGGCGAAGTACACCGATATCCACATGCCGCGCAACACCGGCACCGGTGTGGTGATCGGCGCCTTCAGCCTGGTGTTCGGCTTCGCGATGATCTGGCACATCTGGTGGCTGGCCATCATCGGCCTGGTCGGCATGATCGGTACCTTCATCTGGCGCACCTTCGACAAGGACACGGATTACTACGTGCCGGCTGCCGAAGTGGAGCGCATCGAAACTGAGCACCGCCGTCACCTGCAGGCGCAGGGTCTGGTGAAATCGGAGTTGCAGGCATGA
- a CDS encoding cytochrome C assembly family protein has protein sequence MTIVLIATLLYLTATGLLVRAVVRDDAAASPGWLWPAIPAMVLHGSYHALVAFRTSGGPDMHFFAALSLVGLGMAWLTSLVAARGRMATLGVLVFPMAAVLLCAYHAYGHAPSKPLGWQLATHAWMALLAYATLSVAALLAIMLWLQERALRRRDFRPWLRALPPLADLESLLFRVIGAGFALLTLTLVTGVLFVDDLLAQKLVHKTVLSVLSWVVFGVLLVGRRRYGWRGAKAVHWTLTAMALLLLAFFGSQFAIELVFKRG, from the coding sequence ATGACAATCGTTCTCATCGCCACCCTGCTCTACCTGACCGCCACCGGCCTGCTGGTGCGCGCGGTGGTGCGCGATGACGCCGCCGCCTCCCCGGGCTGGCTGTGGCCGGCGATTCCGGCCATGGTCCTGCATGGCAGCTACCACGCGCTGGTGGCCTTCCGCACCAGCGGCGGGCCGGACATGCATTTCTTCGCGGCGCTGTCGCTGGTCGGGCTGGGCATGGCCTGGCTGACCTCGCTGGTGGCCGCGCGCGGGCGCATGGCGACGCTGGGCGTACTGGTGTTCCCGATGGCTGCGGTGCTGCTGTGCGCGTACCACGCCTATGGCCATGCGCCGAGCAAGCCGCTGGGCTGGCAGCTGGCCACGCACGCCTGGATGGCGCTGCTGGCCTACGCCACGCTGAGCGTGGCCGCACTGCTGGCGATCATGCTGTGGCTGCAGGAACGCGCCCTGCGCCGGCGCGACTTCCGGCCCTGGCTGCGTGCGCTGCCGCCGCTGGCGGACCTGGAGTCGCTGCTGTTCCGGGTGATCGGTGCGGGCTTCGCGCTGCTGACCCTGACCCTGGTCACCGGGGTGCTGTTCGTGGACGACCTGCTGGCGCAGAAGCTGGTGCACAAGACCGTGCTGAGCGTGCTGTCGTGGGTGGTGTTCGGCGTGCTGCTGGTCGGCCGCCGCCGCTATGGATGGCGCGGCGCCAAGGCCGTGCATTGGACGCTGACGGCGATGGCGCTGCTGTTGCTGGCGTTCTTTGGCAGCCAGTTTGCGATTGAGTTGGTTTTCAAGCGCGGGTAA
- the cyoD gene encoding cytochrome o ubiquinol oxidase subunit IV, with protein MAHDNHAHDHGHGAAGESHGSVKSYLVGFLLAAVLTIIPFWAVMKGGLPVFTTGVIIIVAAILQIFVHLIFFLHLNRSSEQRWNVSAAAFTVVVIGIIVAGTLWVMHNMNVHMMH; from the coding sequence ATGGCACATGACAATCACGCACACGACCACGGCCACGGCGCCGCTGGCGAGAGCCACGGCAGCGTCAAGTCGTACCTGGTCGGTTTCCTGTTGGCGGCGGTGCTCACCATCATCCCGTTCTGGGCCGTGATGAAGGGCGGCCTGCCGGTGTTCACCACCGGTGTGATCATCATCGTGGCGGCAATTCTGCAGATCTTCGTGCACCTGATCTTCTTCCTGCACCTGAACCGCTCGTCGGAACAGCGCTGGAACGTCAGTGCGGCGGCCTTCACCGTCGTGGTGATCGGCATCATCGTCGCCGGCACGCTGTGGGTCATGCACAATATGAACGTGCACATGATGCATTGA
- the cyoC gene encoding cytochrome o ubiquinol oxidase subunit III, translating into MSSTIANTVNHGHAAHAAAHGHDDHEHHDTGENTVFGFWVYLMSDCLIFASLFATYIVLAGGTNGGPGPKDLFDLTFVAWETTLLLVSSLTFGLGMIALHKHKVGQMYLWLGLTWLLGFGFMVMEVWEFNHLIHEGFGPDHSAFLSAFFALVGTHGLHVSAGLLWLLIMFIQIKQNGLTPTNKTRMACLSLFWHFLDLIWIGVFSVVYLKGAL; encoded by the coding sequence ATGAGCAGCACTATCGCCAACACCGTGAACCACGGGCACGCCGCACACGCGGCGGCCCATGGCCACGACGACCACGAGCACCACGACACCGGCGAGAACACCGTCTTCGGTTTCTGGGTGTACCTGATGAGCGACTGCCTCATCTTCGCCAGCCTGTTCGCGACCTACATCGTGCTGGCCGGCGGCACCAACGGTGGCCCGGGTCCGAAGGACCTGTTCGACCTGACCTTCGTAGCGTGGGAAACCACGCTGCTGCTGGTGTCCTCGCTGACCTTCGGCCTGGGCATGATCGCGCTGCACAAGCACAAGGTTGGCCAGATGTACCTGTGGCTGGGCCTGACCTGGCTGCTGGGCTTCGGCTTCATGGTCATGGAAGTGTGGGAGTTCAACCACCTCATCCATGAGGGCTTCGGTCCGGACCACAGTGCTTTCCTGTCGGCGTTCTTCGCGCTGGTGGGCACCCACGGCCTGCACGTGAGCGCCGGCCTGCTGTGGCTGCTGATCATGTTCATCCAGATCAAGCAGAACGGCCTGACCCCGACCAACAAGACCCGCATGGCGTGCCTGAGCCTGTTCTGGCACTTCCTGGACCTGATCTGGATCGGCGTGTTCTCCGTCGTCTACCTGAAGGGAGCGCTGTAA
- the radA gene encoding DNA repair protein RadA: MAKRLTAYVCTECGAEYSKWQGQCTECGAWNVLSEITLESATAAKSPAARRSGWAGKVDAPKIMALKDVQQTEHLRVSTGIGEFDRVLGGGLVEGAVVLVGGDPGIGKSTLLLQAVAKMAAGLPVLYITGEESLSQVAGRAVRLDLPLDNVNALAETQVEAILQHASAAKPKLIVADSVQTLWTESLTAAPGSVSQVRESAARLVRFAKETGTAVFLVGHVTKEGGIAGPRVLEHMVDAVLYFEGESGSRFRLLRAFKNRFGAVNELGVFAMGEKGLKEVSNPSAIFLSGGSTRQPGSCVMVTREGTRPLLVEVQALVDASPLSNPRRVAVGLDQNRLAMLLAVLHRHGGVLVGDQDVFVNVVGGIRVQETAVDLPVLLAVLSSLQDRPLAEKTIAFGEVGLSGEIRPVPNGEDRLREAATHGFKRAIVPKANAPKTGSVKGMEVIAVERLSEAIDAI; encoded by the coding sequence ATGGCCAAGCGGCTCACCGCCTACGTGTGCACCGAATGCGGCGCGGAATACAGCAAGTGGCAGGGACAGTGCACCGAGTGCGGCGCCTGGAACGTGCTGAGCGAAATCACGCTGGAAAGTGCGACCGCCGCCAAGTCGCCGGCGGCGCGCCGCTCGGGCTGGGCCGGCAAGGTCGACGCGCCGAAGATCATGGCGCTCAAGGACGTGCAGCAGACCGAGCACCTGCGCGTGAGCACCGGCATCGGCGAGTTCGACCGCGTGCTCGGTGGTGGCCTGGTCGAAGGCGCGGTGGTGCTGGTCGGCGGCGACCCGGGCATCGGCAAGTCGACCCTGCTGCTGCAGGCGGTGGCGAAGATGGCCGCCGGGTTGCCGGTGCTGTACATCACCGGCGAGGAGTCGCTGTCGCAGGTGGCCGGGCGCGCAGTGCGGTTGGACCTCCCGCTGGACAACGTCAACGCGCTGGCCGAAACCCAGGTGGAGGCGATCCTGCAGCATGCGAGCGCGGCCAAGCCGAAGCTGATCGTGGCCGACTCGGTGCAGACGCTGTGGACCGAATCGCTCACCGCCGCGCCGGGCTCGGTCAGCCAGGTGCGCGAGAGTGCGGCGCGGCTGGTGCGGTTCGCCAAGGAAACCGGCACCGCCGTGTTCCTGGTCGGCCACGTGACCAAGGAGGGCGGCATTGCCGGCCCGCGCGTGCTCGAGCACATGGTGGACGCGGTGCTGTACTTCGAAGGCGAGAGCGGCAGCCGTTTCCGCCTGCTGCGCGCGTTCAAGAACCGCTTCGGTGCGGTCAACGAGCTGGGCGTGTTCGCGATGGGCGAGAAGGGCCTGAAGGAAGTGTCCAACCCTTCTGCGATCTTCCTCTCCGGCGGCAGCACCCGTCAGCCGGGCAGCTGCGTGATGGTCACCCGTGAGGGCACCCGGCCGCTGCTGGTCGAAGTGCAGGCGCTGGTGGACGCCTCGCCGCTGTCCAACCCGCGCCGGGTGGCGGTGGGCCTGGACCAGAACCGGCTGGCCATGCTGCTGGCGGTGCTGCATCGCCACGGGGGCGTGCTGGTCGGCGACCAGGATGTGTTCGTGAACGTCGTGGGCGGGATCCGCGTGCAGGAAACCGCCGTGGACCTGCCGGTGCTGCTGGCGGTGCTGTCCTCGCTGCAGGACCGGCCGCTGGCCGAGAAGACGATTGCCTTCGGCGAAGTCGGCCTGTCCGGCGAGATCCGCCCGGTCCCCAACGGCGAAGACCGCCTGCGCGAAGCGGCCACCCACGGCTTCAAGCGCGCCATCGTGCCCAAGGCCAACGCCCCGAAGACCGGCAGCGTAAAGGGCATGGAAGTAATCGCAGTAGAGCGCCTGTCAGAAGCGATCGACGCGATCTGA
- a CDS encoding putative bifunctional diguanylate cyclase/phosphodiesterase, with protein sequence MTGSYSQSLVVFALLVAILASYTALDMAGRLASTEGRVARWWLAGGAAAMGLGIWSMHFVGMLAFHLPIPVGYDLAITLYSLAASVGASAYALWLVSRPALPWPRLIAGAVLMGLGIACMHYLGMAAMRMEPGIEYDPLWFAASLVIAIVAAGAALWIAFRLRTEQRRPTLLRGLASLVMGLAIVGMHYTGMAAANFPEGSICGAAYAGGLDTKWLAVLVIVTTLGTLGIALIASLFDRQMRTRTGLLAESLAQANEKLMQAALHDPLTQLPNRMLLQDRIEQTIEKAKRRNFSFAVMFCDLDGFKAVNDAYGHQTGDKLLIQVSERVKGLLRGHDTFARLGGDEFVIVIQLDVPEDAAEIAERIIATVGEPFEIDGVELQVTASLGIAMYPTDATTERELMAHADAAMYHTKDSGRNGHTFFTESMHVSANRQLKLLQELRRAMQRDEMVLHYQPKFRADGGGVIGAEALVRWQHPGLGLLGPDTFIPIAERSGLILQLGDWVLDQACAQLRQWHDAGHPDWSMAVNLSPLQFSSTNLLETVKNTLEKHALAPHHLTLEVTETTAMQDVEASLQILHGLTDMGVKISIDDFGTGYSSLLYLKRMPATELKIDRAFVRDLEDNAEDAAIVSSIVALGRSLQLQIVAEGVETAGQRAYLNELGCDLLQGYHLGRPVDAEEFLRNAA encoded by the coding sequence ATGACCGGCAGCTACAGCCAGAGTCTCGTCGTTTTCGCGCTGCTGGTTGCCATCCTCGCCTCGTACACGGCGCTGGACATGGCCGGCCGGCTGGCCAGCACCGAAGGCCGCGTGGCCCGCTGGTGGCTCGCCGGTGGCGCCGCCGCCATGGGCCTGGGCATCTGGTCCATGCACTTCGTGGGCATGCTGGCCTTCCACCTGCCCATTCCGGTCGGCTACGACCTGGCCATCACCCTGTACTCGCTGGCAGCCTCGGTGGGTGCCTCGGCCTATGCGCTGTGGCTGGTGTCGCGCCCAGCTCTGCCATGGCCGCGCCTGATCGCCGGTGCGGTGCTGATGGGGCTGGGCATTGCCTGCATGCACTACCTGGGCATGGCGGCGATGCGCATGGAACCGGGCATCGAATACGACCCGTTGTGGTTCGCCGCCTCGCTGGTGATCGCGATTGTCGCCGCCGGCGCCGCGCTGTGGATCGCCTTCCGGCTGCGAACCGAACAGCGCCGCCCCACCCTGCTGCGCGGGCTGGCCTCGCTGGTGATGGGCCTGGCCATCGTGGGCATGCACTACACCGGCATGGCGGCGGCCAATTTTCCGGAAGGCAGCATCTGCGGGGCGGCCTACGCGGGCGGCCTGGACACCAAATGGCTGGCGGTGCTGGTCATCGTCACCACCCTGGGCACGCTGGGCATCGCGCTGATCGCCTCGCTGTTCGACCGCCAGATGCGCACCCGCACCGGCCTGCTGGCCGAGTCGCTGGCCCAGGCCAACGAGAAGCTCATGCAGGCCGCCCTGCACGACCCGCTGACCCAGCTGCCCAACCGCATGCTGCTGCAGGACCGGATCGAGCAGACCATCGAGAAGGCCAAGCGCCGCAATTTCAGCTTCGCGGTGATGTTCTGCGATCTGGACGGGTTCAAGGCGGTCAACGACGCCTACGGCCACCAGACCGGCGACAAGCTCCTGATCCAGGTCAGCGAGCGGGTGAAGGGGCTGCTTCGCGGCCACGACACCTTCGCGCGGCTGGGCGGCGACGAGTTCGTCATCGTGATCCAGCTGGACGTGCCGGAAGATGCGGCCGAAATTGCCGAGCGCATCATCGCCACGGTGGGCGAGCCGTTCGAGATCGACGGCGTGGAGCTGCAGGTCACCGCCAGCCTGGGCATTGCGATGTACCCGACCGACGCCACCACCGAGCGCGAGCTGATGGCGCACGCCGACGCGGCGATGTACCACACCAAGGATTCAGGCCGGAACGGGCATACCTTCTTCACCGAATCCATGCACGTCAGCGCCAACCGCCAGCTCAAGCTGCTGCAGGAGCTGCGCCGCGCGATGCAGCGCGACGAGATGGTGCTGCATTACCAGCCCAAGTTCCGTGCCGACGGTGGCGGCGTGATCGGCGCCGAAGCGCTGGTGCGCTGGCAACACCCGGGGCTGGGGCTGCTGGGGCCGGACACCTTCATTCCCATCGCCGAGCGCAGCGGCTTGATCCTGCAGCTGGGCGACTGGGTGCTGGACCAGGCCTGTGCGCAGCTGCGGCAGTGGCATGACGCCGGGCATCCGGACTGGTCGATGGCGGTGAACCTTTCGCCGCTCCAGTTCTCTTCCACCAACCTGCTTGAAACGGTGAAGAACACGCTGGAAAAGCATGCCTTGGCGCCGCACCACCTGACCCTGGAAGTCACCGAAACCACTGCGATGCAGGACGTGGAAGCGAGCCTGCAGATCCTGCATGGCCTGACCGACATGGGGGTGAAGATTTCCATCGACGACTTCGGCACCGGGTATTCCAGCCTGCTGTACCTCAAGCGCATGCCGGCCACCGAACTGAAGATCGACCGCGCGTTCGTGCGGGATCTGGAAGACAACGCGGAAGATGCGGCGATCGTGTCTTCCATCGTTGCGCTGGGCCGTTCGCTGCAGCTGCAGATCGTGGCCGAGGGCGTGGAGACCGCCGGGCAGCGCGCGTACCTCAATGAGCTGGGTTGCGACCTGCTGCAGGGGTATCACCTGGGCAGGCCGGTAGACGCCGAAGAGTTCCTGCGCAACGCGGCGTGA